CGAGATAATTGAGCTGAAGTACAAAAATGGAGTTTTCATACCCCTCAGAAAAGTGCCGCTGAAGGAGGGGGAGGTAGTTTACGTCGAGATAATAAAACCCAAAGTGGTAACCAAGAAGTTCCAGGGGAAACTCCGTGAGCTCCGCGAGAGAGCGAAGAGAGTGGAGAATGCCCACAGAATCCTTGAGGAGATGAGGGATGATAGTCGTTGATGCCTCTATTTTTGGTGAAGTGATGAAAGAAAAGGCCCTCGAAGTTATGGAGGGGATCTGAATGGTTAAACTCTGGAAATCCAAAGAGGATAAGGAGATAGAGCGCAAGATAAGGATGAGAAAGGCCAAGATGGCCCTGAAGCAGTACATAAACAACCTCGAGAACCTGAAGAGGAAGATATTCCTCCAGGGGAAGGAGGCGGCGAAGCTCGGGGATGAGGCCCTGCTGAAGAGGAGCGCGGTGAAGTACTTAGCTATCGAGCAGAGGATAAAGCAGGCGAAGAGGCTCCTCCTCCTGATGGAAGAAGCCGAAGTTCAAAGGGAGCTTGTGAAGGTCTCGGCAAACTTCATAGAGTTCAGTCAGGACATCGTGGAGAGCATCGCTGAGGGGCCGGGAGCACAGGACATAGGCAGGATGCAGGTGGAGTTCGAGAAGGCCATGGGTAGGGTAGAGGAGCTTGACGACGCCCTCGCCTCGATGCTAGACCTGACAAGTGAGAGCATCTTAACCGGAGACTTCGACGCCGAGACTGTTGAGGAGGCCGCCTCGGTATTCGAGGAGTCCGCTTCATCGGACCTCGCTCCCAAGGACAAGCTTAAGGCCATTGAGGACGCCATGAGGGGCTGAGCATGAAAACAGCGGAGCTCTACATGAGCCTCTTCGAGGAATGCAGAGGAGAGTACGAGAAGGCCGTAAGGGCAGGGAGAAGGGACGAGGCAAAGGCCCTCGCCCTCCGCTGCGCCTCGGTACTCCTTAAATTAGCGGAGAAGAACCCGAGGATGGCGGAGCTCTACATTGCAAGGGCTGAGGAGTGGGAAAGGAAAGCGGAGGAGCTTGAAAAGAGACCAGAGCCAGAGAAGAGGGAGACGTTGCCGGCGGGGAAGGGAAGCACCA
The sequence above is a segment of the Thermococcus sp. Bubb.Bath genome. Coding sequences within it:
- a CDS encoding antitoxin family protein, encoding MPEIIELKYKNGVFIPLRKVPLKEGEVVYVEIIKPKVVTKKFQGKLRELRERAKRVENAHRILEEMRDDSR